The DNA window GGTCACTGTATATCATTATTATTACCTCGCTTTTCAGGCCAATAAAGGCAAAAAATCCGCGCCGGTTAAAAACGGAGCGGATCATCAATACTACGTTGATTAATCGCCAATGAGAATGATTTTTCTTGTGGCGTGATTATTCGCGTTGCTGCTTGCCCGCCGCGCTCTCCTTGGCCGGCGCCAGTTTCCGTTGGCGGATGACATCGCCGGCGTCGCGGGTCAACGTCAGCCCATTGGCTACCGCCAATAGCGCAATGATGCCGATCGCCACGAACGCCAGCTGAAATGCGCCTAACGGTACCGCGTTGCTGTCGCCGGGCAAAAGCATTTCCGCCAGCCGCAGGGCCAGCGCGCCGATGGCGATGCTCAGGCCGCCGCCGAGCTGCTGGGCCATGTTAAAAAGGGTATTTGCACCGCTCATCTTTGCCTGCGGCACTTCAGAAAACGCCAGCGTGTTCATCGCGGTAAACTGCATGGAGCGCGTCAGGCCGCTAATAAACAGCAGAATGACGATCAGCCAGAACGGCGTGTGCGGCGTAAGTAACGCACAGGCGAAAATGGCCGCCGCGTTCAACACGCCGTTGACCACCAGCGTGGTGCGGAACGGGAAGCGATACAAAATGGCGGTGGTAAAGGGTTTCATTGCCAGGTTGCCGGCAAACACCGTCAGCACCAGTAACCCGGCGGTAAAAGCACTTAGTCCAAACGCCAGTTGGAACATCAGCGGCAGCAGAAAGGGCACTGCGCCGATGGCGATGCGGAATAGCGTACCGCCCCAAATAGTGACGGCGTAACTTTTTAACCGCATCGCCCACAGTTCGATTAGCGGGGCAGCGCTGCGTTTGGCATGGAATACCGCCAGCACGCCGAGCGCCACGCTGGCGCAAACGCACAGCACTGGCACCAGCCACGGCAACTGCGGGTGGCTTATCATATCCAGGCCGAACATCAGGCCGAAGCAGGCAACGCCGGTAAGCACAAAGCCCAGCATATCGAATGGAACCTGGCTGCGCGTATCTTCATGCGGGATCAGGCGCCAGGTGAAAAACAATGCGATCAGCCCAAGCGGCACATTGAGAATGAAAATCCAATGCCAGGAAGCATAGGTGGTAATGAAACCGCCCACCGGCGGCCCCAGAACCGGTGCCACCAGTCCCGGCCAGGTGATGGTGGCAATCGCTTTGATCAGGTCAGTCTTTGCGGTGTTGCGCAGCACCACCAGGCGGCCGACCGGCACCATCAGCGCGCCGGCAATCCCCTGCAAAATGCGTGCAGCCGTGAAGGTGGGCAGGCTGATGCTGAGCGCGCACAGCACCGAGGCCAGGGTGAATGCCACTATCGCAGCGGCAAACACATTGCGTGCGCCGAAACGGTTGGCGATCCAACCGCTGGCGGGGATAAACACCGTCAGCGCCAGCAAATAGGCGGAAACGCCGATGTTCATATCAACGGCCTGCACGCCAAAAGACGCCGCCATTTGCGGCAGAGCGGTCACGATTACCGTGCCGTCAAGGTTTTCCATAAACATCGCACCGGCAACCAGCAGTGGCAGGGCGTTAAGGCGGGTGAATACGCTCATGCGTGAATAATATCCATCAGATTACGGCGGGCTTAGGTGCTATCCCAAAACCAAAACTAATGCGGAATGATGAGCATAGCGCAATGATGCCGGCATAAAAAGCACGCCGGGTGCGATTATTAGCAGGCGTAGGGATGGGCGATTTTTCATGTTTGATTCTTGGGCGAGCGGGCTGGTGCCCAGCGTTGGTGCATGCCGTTCATCGGCGCAAATAAGCAAACGGTTGCCTGAAAATGCAACCGTTTGCTTATTTTTCGGCGTCGTCGCTATTTTTAATCGCCGTTTTTATTGTTTTTATCTCATTGTTTTTAAATGGTAAAAATCAGGAGTGTATATCCTGGCATGTTGATTGCTAACCTTCTATTAACATCTGCAGCGGGCCATCGACCGTCAGTACAGAGAGAGAACAACAACCGGTTAGCCATAATAAGGAACAACTGATGAGCATGCACTTTACCACGGCGATTCGTGGCAATTTTTTTGACATGGCAGCCTGTGTGGATCAGCCGCAACAGCTGGAACACGCGCTACGGCATATTCCCGACGGGCTGCTGCTGCTCAATGGCGGCACTATCGTCTGGCACGGCAGTTGGCTGCAGGGTGAAGCGTTGCTGCCTGCGGGGTTTGAGGTGGTGGATTACCGCGGCAAGCTGATCGTGCCGGGCTTTGTCGACACCCACATTCATTATCCCCAAACCGAGATGATCGGTGCTTACGGCGAGCAACTGTTGTCCTGGCTGCAGCAATATACCTTCCCAACGGAGAGCCAGTACGGCTGTGAGCAACACGCGGCACGCATGTCGGCGTTTTTCCTGCAACAGTTGTTGAACAACGGCACGACCACCGCGTTGGTATTCGGCACCGTCCACCCGCAGTCGGTGAACGCGCTGTTTGAACAGGCGGCAGATTTGAATATGCGCTTGATCGCCGGCAAGGTGATGATGGATCGTCACGCACCGGAGGCGCTGTTGGAAACCCCGGCGCAAAGCTATCAGCAAACCCGGGAATTAATTCTACGCTGGCACGGCAAACAGCGGCTGGGTTACGCCATTACCCCGCGTTTCGCGCCGACCAGCACCCCGGAGTTGCTGGCCCAGGTGCAGCGCCTGCGCGAAGAGTTCCCGGATGTTTACCTGCATACCCATTTAAGCGAAAACTCGGATGAAGTGGCGTGGGTGAAAGATCTGTTCCCGGAACACAGCGGTTACCTGGACGTGTATCACCAATATGGCTTAACCGGCGATAAAAGCGTGTTTGCCCATTGTCTGCATCTGGAAGAGGCCGAGTGGGATTGCCTGTGCGACACCCATTCATCAATCGCCTTCTGCCCAACCTCCAATCTGTTTCTCGGTAGTGGCCTGTTCGATATGCAAAAGGCGTGGCACAAACGGGTGAAGGTGGGGGTGGGTACCGATGTTGGCGCCGGCACCACCTTCAATATGCTGCAAACGCTGGGCGAGGCATACAAGGTGGGGCAATTGCAGCGTTATAAACTTTCTGCATGTGAGGCGTTCTATCATGCGACGCTCGGCGGCGCGCGGGCGCTCGGGCTGGATGCGCACATTGGCAACTTCAACGTGGGCAAAGAGGCCGACTTTGTGGTGCTCGATCCGGCGGTTTCTCCGTTGCAAAAGCTGCGCCATGAAAATAGCCGCGAACTGGCCGAACAGCTGTTTATATTGATGACGTTAGGGGACGATCGCAATATTTACCGCACCTATGTCGACGGCAAGGTGGTCTATCAGGCCGGTTAAGTGGGAACCGTCAAAAGCGAGCAGGATGCTTACTTTTCTCGGCCTAAATCTGGCCTGCTTGCTGTTTTTTTGTTACATGTCGCATATAAAAAGGTCGATTTCATGTAGTCTCATAAACATGCGGATATAAATAAATCAATAAGGATATAGAAATTATGGCAATTCCATCTTACCTATGGCTAAAAGATGACGGTGGCGCAGATATTAAAGGTTCCGTCGACGTTCAGGAACGAGAGGGTAGCATTGAAGTTACTGGATTCGCTCATAATCTTCGTCTTCCTACAGACCCGATGAACGGAAAGCCAACTGGCCCGCGAAAACATGCTCCAGTCATGTTTCAGAAAGAGTTCGACTCTTCATCCCCCTACTTAATGAAAGCCGTAGCAACTGGGCAAAACCTCAAATCGGCTGAATTTAAGTGGTACCACATTAACGATGCAGGGCAAGAGGTGGAATATTACAACATGCTTTTAGAAGGGGTGAAAATTGTTAGTGTTTCCCCAATCATGCATGACACCAAAGACTCGGCTAAAGAAAAGCATAATCATCTGGAATGCGTTGAGCTGGCTTATACAAAGATCACTTGGAAACATTGCGACGGCAATATCATTTTTTCAGATAGCTGGAATGAGCGAGCATAATTATGAGGTATCCAGCAATAGCGGCCTCACCTCATCCACCGTATGATATCGGTTCCTTTGCACCGCCAGGTGTCTCAATCATGAACAACATGATGATGGCACGGTTTCACAAGGGCCCATCTGCACTGACTTATATATGGTTTTATTACCAGGTTAGAGGGCACGGCCCCTGGGATTATAAAAATCAGAATGGCCGTCTGTATGCCAATTTTGGCAACTTTAATTATGGGGCGGCAGGTCATGCCGCAGGCATTACTGACGACATCCTACTTAGGGGGGCTGGTTGGGCACAGCGGCA is part of the Gibbsiella quercinecans genome and encodes:
- a CDS encoding polymorphic toxin type 44 domain-containing protein, which gives rise to MNNMMMARFHKGPSALTYIWFYYQVRGHGPWDYKNQNGRLYANFGNFNYGAAGHAAGITDDILLRGAGWAQRQTGTSRPEYGSWYDSAPYGDDPDDQYWIRAGIEYAKRAGF
- a CDS encoding MFS transporter, whose translation is MSVFTRLNALPLLVAGAMFMENLDGTVIVTALPQMAASFGVQAVDMNIGVSAYLLALTVFIPASGWIANRFGARNVFAAAIVAFTLASVLCALSISLPTFTAARILQGIAGALMVPVGRLVVLRNTAKTDLIKAIATITWPGLVAPVLGPPVGGFITTYASWHWIFILNVPLGLIALFFTWRLIPHEDTRSQVPFDMLGFVLTGVACFGLMFGLDMISHPQLPWLVPVLCVCASVALGVLAVFHAKRSAAPLIELWAMRLKSYAVTIWGGTLFRIAIGAVPFLLPLMFQLAFGLSAFTAGLLVLTVFAGNLAMKPFTTAILYRFPFRTTLVVNGVLNAAAIFACALLTPHTPFWLIVILLFISGLTRSMQFTAMNTLAFSEVPQAKMSGANTLFNMAQQLGGGLSIAIGALALRLAEMLLPGDSNAVPLGAFQLAFVAIGIIALLAVANGLTLTRDAGDVIRQRKLAPAKESAAGKQQRE
- a CDS encoding Hcp family type VI secretion system effector: MAIPSYLWLKDDGGADIKGSVDVQEREGSIEVTGFAHNLRLPTDPMNGKPTGPRKHAPVMFQKEFDSSSPYLMKAVATGQNLKSAEFKWYHINDAGQEVEYYNMLLEGVKIVSVSPIMHDTKDSAKEKHNHLECVELAYTKITWKHCDGNIIFSDSWNERA
- the guaD gene encoding guanine deaminase, translating into MSMHFTTAIRGNFFDMAACVDQPQQLEHALRHIPDGLLLLNGGTIVWHGSWLQGEALLPAGFEVVDYRGKLIVPGFVDTHIHYPQTEMIGAYGEQLLSWLQQYTFPTESQYGCEQHAARMSAFFLQQLLNNGTTTALVFGTVHPQSVNALFEQAADLNMRLIAGKVMMDRHAPEALLETPAQSYQQTRELILRWHGKQRLGYAITPRFAPTSTPELLAQVQRLREEFPDVYLHTHLSENSDEVAWVKDLFPEHSGYLDVYHQYGLTGDKSVFAHCLHLEEAEWDCLCDTHSSIAFCPTSNLFLGSGLFDMQKAWHKRVKVGVGTDVGAGTTFNMLQTLGEAYKVGQLQRYKLSACEAFYHATLGGARALGLDAHIGNFNVGKEADFVVLDPAVSPLQKLRHENSRELAEQLFILMTLGDDRNIYRTYVDGKVVYQAG